In one Corynebacterium bovis DSM 20582 = CIP 54.80 genomic region, the following are encoded:
- a CDS encoding endonuclease domain-containing protein: MHRRATRRSAVYRPQRTRSRARPRPSRTPEVWPERPATGWDLDLTGPQTRDELRAAGVSRRQLEADYIACAPGRFIPASSIPNRPGPPTTSADPLNLADPANPLNLADPANPLNPLNPATPPNPAAAIPLEVRTRAYWLRHPTWIACSWSAARLWGLRWFCDSMPPCFLTPTTRARPADLTRPLLLSTDRGSPALIDGWSVDVDPAVPSLRVIAPRIACAQLIHSASSGSHAWWTPPAPGLTPREVRVAQVGDAVCRWWGLTASGFSTLCSDIMAARDRRAVEALCDWGADSPPETVVRLACRGLAAGMVTQYELVVDGELVSVADLAWPSQRVLVFYDGAHHGGTDQWLADARRSSDLSASGWVVLRLTRRDLRNPVGIRRMVARALGVRE, encoded by the coding sequence ATGCACCGCCGCGCCACCAGACGATCCGCCGTCTACCGGCCGCAACGCACACGCTCACGCGCGCGGCCCCGCCCCTCGCGGACCCCGGAGGTCTGGCCGGAGCGCCCGGCCACGGGCTGGGACCTCGACCTCACCGGCCCGCAGACCCGCGACGAGCTCCGCGCGGCCGGTGTCAGCCGCCGCCAGCTGGAGGCCGACTACATCGCGTGCGCCCCGGGCCGCTTCATCCCGGCGTCCAGCATCCCGAACCGCCCGGGCCCGCCCACCACCTCCGCCGACCCACTCAACCTCGCCGACCCCGCCAACCCACTCAACCTCGCCGACCCCGCCAACCCACTCAACCCACTCAACCCCGCCACCCCACCCAACCCCGCCGCCGCGATCCCGCTGGAGGTCCGCACCCGCGCGTACTGGCTCCGCCACCCCACGTGGATCGCGTGCTCATGGTCCGCCGCGCGCCTGTGGGGCCTCCGCTGGTTCTGCGACTCCATGCCCCCGTGCTTCCTCACCCCCACCACCCGCGCGCGCCCGGCCGACCTCACCCGCCCGCTCCTCCTGAGCACCGACCGCGGCTCGCCGGCCCTGATCGACGGCTGGAGCGTGGACGTCGACCCGGCCGTGCCGTCGTTGCGCGTCATCGCGCCCCGCATCGCGTGCGCGCAGCTCATCCACTCCGCGTCGTCGGGCTCGCACGCCTGGTGGACCCCGCCGGCCCCGGGTCTGACCCCGCGCGAGGTCCGTGTGGCGCAGGTCGGGGACGCGGTGTGTCGGTGGTGGGGGCTCACGGCCTCCGGTTTCTCGACGCTGTGCAGCGACATCATGGCGGCACGTGACCGGCGGGCGGTCGAGGCGTTGTGCGACTGGGGCGCGGATTCGCCCCCGGAGACGGTGGTGCGTCTGGCGTGCCGGGGGTTGGCGGCGGGGATGGTGACGCAGTACGAGCTGGTCGTCGACGGTGAGCTGGTCAGCGTGGCGGATCTCGCCTGGCCGTCGCAGCGGGTGCTGGTCTTTTACGACGGAGCCCACCACGGCGGGACCGATCAGTGGCTCGCGGACGCGCGGCGGTCGAGTGACCTCTCCGCCAGCGGGTGGGTGGTGTTGCGGTTGACCCGACGTGACCTGAGGAACCCTGTCGGCATCCGCCGCATGGTCGCGAGGGCGTTGGGGGTGCGGGAGTGA
- a CDS encoding arylamine N-acetyltransferase family protein: MSTLIDRYLARTGHPVPAGDRSGRTAGQIVADLDRLLAAHADTIPFEDLDSASATPFSVDEDAVVAKLVDARRGGYCHEHAALIRAVLRDMGLTVRPVLARVYARDGLTEVQAFGHQATIVTLPSDAAPTTAPTTDPATPAAPRGPAEVLVDPGFGGGTPTVAVPLDGTVRDSPQGPFRVVPAADAIDPALVRGLDLMLQHRAFGAAEFANVYAFSRTAVWEPVDLDMSHWLTSARPGTFFTGNIVIARHRPDGGRVTVFQDTVHRVAPGVPGPDGSPGTAGEERRERVGSPEELAGVLREEFGLGVDAALVRAAWEHSGAGRPAH, encoded by the coding sequence ATGAGCACCCTCATCGACCGCTACCTCGCCCGCACGGGGCACCCGGTCCCGGCCGGGGACCGTTCCGGCCGGACCGCGGGGCAGATCGTCGCCGATCTCGACCGCCTCCTCGCCGCCCACGCCGACACGATCCCCTTCGAGGACCTCGACAGCGCCTCCGCCACCCCGTTCTCCGTGGACGAGGACGCGGTGGTCGCCAAGCTCGTCGACGCCCGCCGCGGCGGCTACTGCCACGAACACGCCGCCCTCATCCGCGCGGTCCTCCGCGACATGGGCCTCACGGTCAGGCCGGTCCTCGCCCGCGTCTACGCCCGGGACGGCCTGACCGAGGTGCAGGCGTTCGGCCACCAGGCCACCATCGTCACGCTGCCGTCCGACGCCGCCCCCACCACCGCCCCCACCACCGACCCCGCCACCCCCGCCGCGCCACGCGGCCCGGCGGAGGTGCTCGTCGACCCCGGTTTCGGCGGCGGCACCCCCACGGTCGCCGTACCCCTCGACGGCACGGTGCGCGACTCCCCCCAGGGCCCGTTCCGCGTGGTCCCCGCCGCCGACGCGATCGACCCGGCCCTCGTCCGCGGCCTGGACCTCATGCTGCAGCACCGCGCGTTCGGCGCGGCGGAGTTCGCGAACGTCTACGCGTTCTCGCGCACGGCGGTGTGGGAGCCGGTGGACCTGGACATGTCGCACTGGTTGACGTCCGCGCGGCCGGGCACGTTCTTCACCGGCAACATCGTCATCGCGCGGCACCGGCCGGACGGCGGCCGCGTCACGGTGTTCCAGGACACGGTGCACCGGGTCGCGCCGGGCGTGCCGGGGCCGGACGGTTCGCCGGGCACGGCGGGGGAGGAGCGCCGCGAGCGGGTCGGGTCGCCGGAGGAACTCGCCGGTGTGCTGCGGGAGGAGTTCGGGTTGGGTGTCGACGCCGCCCTCGTCCGCGCAGCGTGGGAGCACTCCGGGGCGGGGCGCCCGGCGCACTGA